In Cenarchaeum symbiont of Oopsacas minuta, a single window of DNA contains:
- a CDS encoding putative membrane protein: MLTSLIIVSVPFDVFGAGDEPGEYLDRKAQIWNLFFRMMVVAFTIGAIVSGTIVWLCWRFRESNKHAKPTEYEAKGEW, from the coding sequence ATGTTGACATCTTTGATTATTGTATCTGTCCCTTTTGACGTGTTTGGCGCAGGAGATGAACCTGGAGAATATCTTGACCGCAAGGCTCAGATTTGGAATCTTTTCTTTAGAATGATGGTTGTTGCGTTTACTATAGGTGCCATAGTATCTGGAACTATTGTATGGCTTTGTTGGAGATTTAGAGAATCAAACAAACATGCAAAGCCTACAGAATATGAAGCAAAGGGAGAATGGTAA
- a CDS encoding Citrate lyase — protein sequence MPNITRLIRSLTFVPSNNKRFLIKACTLQTDVVCLDLEDSIPNDQKSKARCMAAQSLAESHMGRVFVRTNSPDSKTIPQDIEEVLRPGLAGLVIPKVDSAQQLEDIISLLDKLESRLKLPKTALIPSIESALGAVNCYQIASCSERIEAVVFGVFDLLADLYTEYEPNSPAAAYARAKIPLEARAARVPAIDAIWQDTKDEAGLERDSLVARSLGYAGKCVIHPDQLPIIHKIFKPTKAEIEWANKVCQAYERSVQESGRGAVTIDGKMVDEVHYKYASKLLETI from the coding sequence GTGCCTAACATCACTAGACTCATACGCAGCCTAACTTTTGTTCCATCTAATAATAAACGATTTCTAATCAAAGCATGTACACTGCAGACAGATGTGGTGTGCCTCGATCTAGAAGATTCTATACCAAATGATCAAAAATCCAAAGCGCGATGCATGGCAGCTCAGTCACTTGCAGAATCTCACATGGGCAGAGTGTTTGTACGTACAAATTCACCCGATTCTAAAACAATACCGCAGGATATAGAGGAGGTTTTGCGCCCAGGACTAGCTGGTCTAGTAATACCAAAGGTCGACTCTGCACAACAACTAGAAGATATAATCTCTCTACTAGACAAATTAGAGTCTAGACTCAAACTGCCAAAGACTGCACTCATACCGTCCATTGAATCTGCACTAGGAGCTGTAAACTGTTACCAGATAGCCTCATGCTCTGAGCGTATAGAGGCTGTGGTCTTTGGAGTCTTTGATCTATTAGCGGATCTTTATACAGAGTACGAGCCAAACTCACCAGCTGCAGCATATGCTAGGGCAAAGATACCGTTAGAGGCGCGCGCTGCTAGAGTGCCAGCAATAGATGCCATATGGCAGGATACAAAAGATGAGGCTGGACTTGAGAGAGACTCGTTGGTGGCACGATCTCTAGGATATGCTGGCAAGTGTGTTATACACCCAGATCAATTGCCTATAATACATAAAATCTTCAAACCGACAAAAGCAGAGATCGAATGGGCAAACAAGGTCTGTCAGGCGTATGAAAGATCGGTACAAGAATCTGGACGTGGTGCAGTAACCATAGATGGTAAAATGGTAGACGAGGTACATTACAAGTATGCAAGTAAATTACTAGAGACAATCTAG
- a CDS encoding Blue (Type1) copper domain-containing protein: protein MNEMSEQDQIYRTSPGRTVKMMVIMLGICLAGGIIFFGMWDYWISIPPGVTASPQDHQTPAVATGKTVSVPLSFVESEDFRILTFNALPGEPDSNPTITISVGDKIEFDVVNDGISFHAFGVTEDDKGIAGIIPNTEIAAATNPLKGGESGKSEFIATKEGTYYYICTVPGHRAQGMEGIIIVTGAKEPIEAAAPTGISHNFELDFIESDDFRTLAFNALPGETGNNPNFTVNSGDEVTFTTTNAGVSFHSFGIVSDPSDFNNILWDSAIAAATNPLKAGESGTVTFNAGAPGEYYYICTVPGHAVQGMKGSFIVE, encoded by the coding sequence GTGAATGAAATGAGCGAACAAGATCAAATCTATAGGACATCACCGGGCAGAACCGTCAAAATGATGGTCATAATGCTTGGAATATGTCTAGCAGGTGGCATCATCTTTTTTGGAATGTGGGATTATTGGATATCCATACCTCCCGGAGTGACCGCCTCACCACAAGATCATCAAACACCAGCAGTTGCCACAGGCAAGACTGTGTCCGTACCACTCTCATTTGTAGAATCAGAAGATTTTAGAATTTTGACCTTTAATGCACTACCTGGAGAACCAGACAGCAATCCAACCATCACAATCTCAGTTGGAGACAAGATCGAGTTTGATGTTGTAAATGATGGCATTTCATTTCATGCGTTTGGAGTAACTGAAGATGATAAAGGAATTGCCGGCATAATCCCGAATACCGAGATTGCAGCAGCCACAAACCCGTTAAAAGGTGGTGAAAGCGGCAAATCAGAGTTTATTGCTACCAAAGAGGGCACATATTATTACATTTGTACTGTTCCAGGGCATAGAGCACAGGGCATGGAAGGAATAATTATAGTTACGGGAGCAAAAGAACCCATAGAGGCAGCAGCTCCAACTGGCATCTCACACAACTTTGAACTAGACTTTATAGAATCAGATGACTTTAGAACACTTGCCTTTAATGCACTGCCTGGAGAGACAGGTAATAATCCCAACTTTACGGTAAACTCTGGAGACGAGGTGACGTTTACTACCACCAATGCTGGAGTATCGTTTCACTCCTTTGGCATCGTCTCTGATCCATCTGACTTTAACAATATCCTCTGGGATTCTGCCATTGCAGCTGCTACAAATCCTCTCAAAGCTGGTGAATCTGGCACGGTGACATTTAATGCAGGAGCACCAGGAGAATATTACTATATTTGTACAGTTCCAGGTCATGCTGTCCAAGGAATGAAGGGCTCGTTTATCGTCGAGTAG
- a CDS encoding cytochrome oxidase assembly protein produces the protein MTFKYLALATLVVLYSLMSIGGYISAAGLGLTCPEWPLCPNGLLPNDEFLIEWIHRFMAVTTSVLIIATAVFSCKAVNTNAKIRFTSVFACGLVITQISLGALVIDTLLHAVLVAIHFGIGILLFAMVLLTTLFAFRIDKHMPMTDA, from the coding sequence TTGACTTTTAAATATCTCGCACTAGCTACACTAGTTGTTCTTTATTCGTTAATGTCTATAGGTGGTTATATCTCGGCTGCTGGTCTTGGTTTAACATGCCCTGAATGGCCGTTGTGTCCAAACGGATTGTTGCCCAACGACGAGTTTCTCATAGAATGGATACATAGGTTTATGGCCGTAACCACATCTGTGTTGATTATAGCCACGGCTGTATTTAGCTGCAAAGCTGTAAACACAAATGCAAAGATACGTTTTACAAGCGTATTTGCATGTGGACTTGTGATCACACAGATATCTCTTGGTGCACTTGTTATAGACACACTATTGCACGCAGTTTTGGTAGCGATTCATTTTGGTATAGGAATATTGTTGTTTGCAATGGTACTACTTACAACACTCTTTGCATTTCGTATAGACAAGCATATGCCTATGACCGACGCATAA
- a CDS encoding cytochrome c oxidase subunit I, whose translation MTLELQKPRPIWQIMFSTHHTDVGLLYLITSLAFLFMGGALALAIRLELFLPGSQFIADSMTFNRIFTVHGTTLIFLFILPFASAVGNYFVPIMVRYKDMAYPKLNAIAFWMIPPAGALVWLGFADFTWYATPPYSIISAPGPAADMWIFGLKILGISSILGAINFVVTILKCKHPDMSIGQVPLLAWSFLSSSLIVLVAIPTFAAALLMLLTDRLGASGFFNPALGGDPIAYAHLFWFTFHPEVYVLVIPAIGMMYEIIPRFSRKPIFSKSSGIFAFVLLSIVAFSSWAHHMYATGMSFTEKTVFMVGTLAAVPASAMHVFNFLATMWNGRIKFATPMMWAVGGIALFFSAGAGGVVNSAMPLDFVTHDSYWVVGHFHLFVMGTIAFGSIGYLYYMFPYVTGRMYHEKLGVVHFILAFIGTVMVFFTQHVLGLFGMPRRVYDYPPIPEWIAMNQIITIGAMLIGISMAIFLGNMIHATAKGRPANMDDPWDLGGKYYYPYQSKNPHH comes from the coding sequence ATGACACTTGAACTTCAAAAACCACGACCAATATGGCAGATAATGTTCTCGACTCATCACACAGATGTGGGTCTGTTGTATCTAATTACATCTTTGGCATTTTTGTTCATGGGTGGTGCACTAGCTCTTGCAATACGTCTTGAACTCTTCCTTCCAGGATCACAGTTTATCGCCGACTCGATGACATTCAACCGGATATTTACCGTCCACGGAACTACATTGATATTTCTCTTTATACTTCCATTCGCTTCCGCTGTTGGAAACTATTTTGTGCCAATTATGGTTAGATACAAGGATATGGCGTATCCAAAACTAAATGCAATTGCATTTTGGATGATACCTCCTGCAGGCGCACTCGTTTGGTTGGGATTTGCAGACTTTACTTGGTATGCAACGCCTCCATATTCAATAATCAGCGCCCCAGGTCCTGCAGCCGATATGTGGATATTTGGACTAAAGATATTGGGTATCTCGTCCATATTGGGCGCGATAAACTTTGTAGTCACGATTCTAAAATGTAAACATCCAGATATGTCTATAGGACAGGTTCCATTACTTGCATGGTCATTTCTCTCATCTTCTTTGATAGTTTTGGTGGCAATCCCAACGTTTGCAGCAGCATTGTTGATGCTTCTTACTGATAGGCTAGGAGCTAGCGGATTCTTCAATCCAGCACTTGGTGGGGATCCGATAGCATATGCACACTTGTTTTGGTTTACATTTCACCCAGAGGTCTACGTACTAGTTATACCTGCCATCGGCATGATGTATGAGATAATTCCGAGATTTTCACGCAAACCCATATTCAGCAAAAGTTCTGGCATCTTTGCATTTGTTCTGCTATCCATAGTCGCATTTTCATCGTGGGCACACCACATGTATGCAACAGGAATGTCATTTACAGAAAAGACCGTGTTTATGGTGGGTACACTTGCAGCAGTTCCTGCATCTGCAATGCATGTCTTTAACTTTTTGGCCACAATGTGGAATGGTCGTATAAAATTTGCAACACCAATGATGTGGGCAGTAGGTGGAATTGCACTATTTTTCTCAGCAGGAGCTGGAGGAGTAGTAAACAGTGCAATGCCACTAGACTTTGTAACACACGACTCGTACTGGGTGGTGGGTCACTTTCACTTGTTTGTAATGGGTACCATAGCGTTTGGCTCCATTGGATATCTCTATTACATGTTCCCGTATGTTACAGGACGTATGTATCACGAAAAATTGGGTGTGGTTCATTTTATACTCGCGTTTATAGGAACGGTTATGGTCTTTTTTACACAGCATGTACTTGGTCTCTTTGGAATGCCACGACGAGTATACGACTATCCGCCCATACCAGAATGGATAGCGATGAACCAAATAATCACAATAGGGGCAATGCTCATAGGAATCAGCATGGCAATATTCTTGGGCAACATGATACACGCTACTGCTAAAGGAAGACCTGCAAATATGGACGATCCATGGGACTTGGGAGGAAAATACTATTATCCATACCAAAGTAAAAACCCACATCACTAG
- a CDS encoding histidinol dehydrogenase: MIKIIKVSDPEKIRVQRIHKDMKNLENAFAIAKDVSKNGDAAVKKYEKKFAKNPKRLPKVLRVSKKTISKARTQVTKEQLEAIQLAKKYLENTEKKTLSAVQKTITVKNSGVRITRSLEPLKSVGCYVPGGNARYPSSAIMSLVPAKVAGVRRIIVCSPPDETGSIDPLTLTAADICGASEIYSMGGPHAIAAMTYGTKSIMPVDKIVGPGGEYVIAAKQFATMHTNIDMIAGPTELVIAADAYADPSLIAADLRSQAEHGPQSWCALITNSKNIANKVKMN; encoded by the coding sequence TTGATAAAAATAATCAAAGTGTCTGATCCTGAAAAAATCAGAGTGCAAAGAATACACAAAGACATGAAAAATCTAGAGAACGCTTTTGCCATAGCCAAGGATGTGTCAAAGAACGGCGATGCTGCAGTAAAAAAATATGAAAAAAAATTCGCAAAAAATCCAAAACGCCTTCCAAAAGTACTACGCGTATCCAAAAAAACCATCAGTAAAGCCCGCACACAGGTAACCAAAGAGCAGCTAGAAGCAATCCAATTGGCCAAAAAGTATCTAGAGAACACAGAAAAAAAGACGCTCTCGGCAGTACAAAAAACAATCACCGTCAAAAACAGTGGAGTAAGGATTACACGTTCTTTAGAGCCGCTAAAGAGTGTCGGATGTTATGTGCCTGGAGGAAACGCAAGATATCCAAGCTCGGCTATAATGTCTCTAGTTCCAGCCAAAGTGGCAGGGGTGAGGAGAATAATAGTCTGCTCTCCGCCAGATGAAACTGGATCAATAGATCCTCTTACGCTTACAGCAGCTGACATTTGTGGAGCTAGTGAAATTTATTCAATGGGCGGTCCACATGCAATAGCGGCAATGACATATGGAACCAAATCAATAATGCCGGTGGATAAAATAGTAGGACCTGGAGGAGAGTATGTGATAGCTGCAAAACAATTCGCAACTATGCACACAAATATAGACATGATAGCCGGACCCACAGAGCTGGTCATAGCTGCAGATGCGTATGCTGATCCGTCATTGATTGCCGCAGATCTTCGATCCCAAGCAGAACATGGGCCGCAGTCATGGTGTGCCTTGATAACAAACTCTAAAAATATAGCAAATAAAGTAAAAATGAATTAA
- a CDS encoding putative membrane protein translates to MNKKMFLGIAVLSIFFMPVQAEAHSLFNSAEEFIGGYRVQIATLPEFPQIDENSQILLRITDADFEEIDGFTLGLRIDHAGQQINTWEPTFYSGSHWESIYVFKTTGNHIVYVDLYDMREDGQVITYTFNISTQSPFGYIFIISITMGAIMLTIVVGIVYLPKHAPNFMRRS, encoded by the coding sequence ATGAACAAAAAGATGTTCTTGGGCATAGCGGTTTTGAGTATTTTTTTTATGCCAGTTCAAGCAGAGGCTCATTCTCTGTTCAACTCGGCTGAAGAGTTTATCGGTGGATATCGAGTACAGATAGCCACTCTACCAGAATTTCCCCAAATAGATGAAAATTCACAGATATTGTTACGTATCACCGACGCTGATTTTGAAGAGATAGATGGGTTTACTTTGGGTCTGCGTATAGACCACGCAGGTCAGCAGATAAACACGTGGGAGCCAACTTTTTACAGTGGAAGTCACTGGGAGAGCATCTATGTATTCAAGACTACAGGTAACCACATAGTGTACGTAGATCTATATGATATGAGAGAAGATGGGCAAGTTATAACGTATACGTTTAACATCAGCACACAAAGTCCATTTGGATATATCTTTATCATCAGTATAACCATGGGTGCAATCATGCTTACCATAGTAGTCGGAATCGTATATCTACCAAAACATGCTCCAAATTTTATGCGTCGGTCATAG
- a CDS encoding Zn-dependent oxidoreductase has translation MNILMKAVSYDEYAPDDNYEKILKVKDIDDPKPKADEVVFSVKAAALNYNDIWGMRGNPVPVPLPHISGSDAAGEVVAIGDDVINFKIGDRVVSHANMSCRSCSACTDGREYDCTKRTIWGFQTGPNWGAFSELTHLPEVNLAKIPQGASYEEAAAASMTIMTSWHMLIGRAKIRPGQTILIMGGGSGVGSFAIQIAKLYNCDVIATASPDKLDKCLELGADYAVDHRKDDWHKEVRAITKELAKKKGEAPGIDISFDHIGQTHWNKQLTLLKYGATLVTCGATTGYDAKTDLRHIFFKGTNILGSTQGTKAELEQSLYWIGQKKIKSIIDSEFTFEQAAQAHTKMLTGKGLFGKIILKPEGA, from the coding sequence ATGAATATACTCATGAAAGCAGTATCATATGATGAATATGCACCAGATGACAACTATGAAAAGATCCTAAAGGTAAAAGATATTGATGATCCAAAACCCAAAGCTGACGAGGTTGTCTTTAGCGTTAAAGCTGCTGCATTAAACTATAATGATATTTGGGGAATGAGGGGTAATCCAGTTCCAGTACCATTGCCACACATATCAGGCTCTGATGCAGCCGGTGAAGTAGTGGCAATAGGAGATGATGTGATAAACTTTAAGATTGGAGATAGAGTAGTCTCACACGCAAACATGTCGTGCAGATCTTGTTCTGCATGCACAGACGGTCGAGAGTATGATTGTACAAAACGTACCATTTGGGGATTCCAGACAGGACCAAACTGGGGAGCATTTTCAGAGCTTACACATCTACCAGAGGTAAATCTAGCAAAGATACCACAAGGTGCAAGCTATGAAGAAGCTGCTGCAGCATCCATGACCATCATGACATCTTGGCATATGCTTATAGGACGTGCAAAGATCCGACCTGGACAGACGATCTTGATTATGGGCGGTGGTTCAGGTGTAGGAAGCTTTGCTATACAGATTGCAAAACTCTACAACTGTGATGTTATCGCAACTGCTAGTCCAGACAAACTTGACAAATGTCTAGAGCTTGGTGCAGATTATGCAGTTGATCACAGAAAAGACGACTGGCATAAAGAAGTACGTGCAATAACAAAAGAACTAGCAAAGAAAAAAGGAGAGGCACCTGGCATTGATATCTCGTTTGATCACATTGGCCAGACACACTGGAACAAACAGCTCACACTTTTAAAATACGGTGCAACGCTCGTTACATGTGGGGCGACCACTGGATATGATGCAAAGACAGATCTAAGACATATATTTTTCAAAGGTACAAACATACTCGGTTCAACCCAAGGCACAAAGGCTGAATTAGAGCAGAGTCTGTATTGGATTGGTCAAAAAAAGATAAAATCCATAATAGACTCGGAATTCACATTCGAACAGGCAGCACAAGCACACACAAAGATGCTTACTGGCAAAGGACTCTTTGGCAAGATCATTCTAAAGCCAGAGGGTGCCTAA
- a CDS encoding endonuclease 4, giving the protein MRIGCHVSISGGIHCAVDNASDRDCTAFQIFTRNPRGWGAKEITDSDVNLFKSKIAKSRIDQSATCAHMPYLPNLSSPKKDVHEKSVATLIDEVKRCSMLGIPYIVTHLGSHLGTGDEAGIKQLVAAYTKAAKVKSDVTILLENTAGQKNSVGSEFEQLGSILSKLKPSKRFGVCIDTCHAFAYGYDLSTSTKFQTSINEFEEKIGVENLKILHLNDAKAPCGSNLDRHEHIGLGQIGLDGMKSAVRYATKHDVPIILETPIDSIRDDRDDLKEAKGLAK; this is encoded by the coding sequence ATGCGTATAGGTTGTCATGTATCCATATCAGGTGGCATACACTGTGCAGTGGATAATGCATCAGATAGAGATTGTACGGCATTTCAGATATTTACCCGAAATCCTCGTGGATGGGGTGCAAAAGAGATCACAGATTCTGATGTAAATCTCTTCAAATCAAAGATCGCCAAGAGCAGGATAGATCAATCTGCCACATGTGCCCATATGCCATATCTACCAAACCTTTCATCTCCAAAGAAAGATGTGCATGAAAAATCAGTGGCAACCCTAATTGACGAAGTCAAAAGATGCAGTATGCTTGGAATACCTTACATTGTCACACACCTTGGAAGCCATCTTGGAACTGGAGACGAGGCTGGCATAAAGCAGCTAGTTGCCGCATATACAAAGGCTGCAAAAGTAAAGAGTGATGTAACTATACTACTAGAGAATACAGCAGGGCAGAAAAATTCTGTAGGTTCAGAGTTTGAACAGCTCGGCAGTATACTCTCCAAACTAAAACCTTCTAAAAGATTCGGCGTCTGCATAGATACATGTCATGCATTCGCATATGGCTATGATCTCTCGACTAGTACAAAGTTTCAAACATCCATTAATGAGTTTGAAGAGAAGATTGGAGTCGAGAATCTAAAGATACTCCACCTAAATGATGCCAAAGCCCCATGTGGATCAAATCTTGATAGGCACGAACATATCGGACTCGGACAGATAGGTTTGGATGGCATGAAGTCAGCCGTAAGATATGCTACAAAACATGATGTTCCAATAATCTTAGAGACGCCTATAGATTCTATACGTGATGACCGTGATGACTTGAAAGAAGCAAAAGGTTTAGCAAAATGA
- a CDS encoding ATP phosphoribosyltransferase, which translates to MKVRMAIPKGSLEDATFALLSKTWTHVSRKNRTYRVFLDDSEIIVKMLRPQEIPTMVAEGLYDIGITGNDWVGEAKVAVESLLDLEYGKIKLVAAYPESFRYINLEAMIADYAKKKRTLRISSEYLTTAAFYIKSLKSYKKKYGSKDPLLVTPWARSGTNKSVQIHLSFGATEAKPPEDVDAIIDVTETGTTLRQNKLRIADTILESSAQLIANKTSMKNVAKREKIYDILTLMRGAVYGKKYLHIFANVRKQNLNKLLLQIPSLKRPTISPLSEDDWYGVNTVIPKSEYHKLIPKIRKLVQGLVVHEPLQILEIEQDD; encoded by the coding sequence ATGAAAGTTAGAATGGCCATACCAAAAGGAAGCTTGGAAGATGCAACTTTTGCACTTTTGAGCAAAACATGGACACACGTCTCGCGTAAAAATCGAACATACAGAGTGTTTCTTGATGATTCTGAAATAATTGTAAAAATGTTACGTCCACAAGAGATACCTACAATGGTGGCCGAAGGCTTGTACGATATTGGAATTACTGGAAATGACTGGGTTGGAGAGGCCAAAGTTGCCGTAGAGTCCTTACTTGATCTAGAATATGGAAAGATAAAACTTGTTGCCGCATACCCTGAATCATTTAGATATATCAACCTTGAAGCAATGATTGCAGATTATGCGAAAAAAAAACGCACATTACGAATCTCATCAGAGTATCTTACTACGGCTGCTTTTTACATAAAGTCACTAAAGTCATACAAAAAAAAATATGGATCAAAGGATCCACTTTTGGTAACACCGTGGGCAAGATCTGGTACAAACAAATCCGTTCAGATACACCTCTCGTTTGGAGCTACAGAAGCAAAACCGCCAGAAGACGTTGATGCAATAATTGATGTTACCGAGACTGGAACAACTCTGCGGCAAAACAAGCTACGCATAGCAGATACGATACTAGAATCTTCAGCACAACTCATAGCAAACAAAACTTCTATGAAAAACGTTGCAAAACGTGAAAAAATATACGATATCCTCACGTTGATGCGTGGTGCCGTATATGGTAAAAAATATCTGCACATATTTGCCAACGTACGCAAGCAAAATTTGAACAAACTACTCTTACAAATTCCCTCTCTGAAACGACCTACAATAAGCCCACTCAGTGAGGATGACTGGTATGGTGTAAACACGGTAATACCAAAGTCTGAATACCATAAATTGATACCAAAAATTCGTAAACTTGTCCAAGGTCTTGTCGTGCACGAACCGCTCCAGATACTAGAGATCGAGCAGGACGATTAG
- a CDS encoding glycine--tRNA ligase translates to MSYDDVLKLALERGFYFPSCEPYGDAHAGFWEYGPSGVALKNKFLHLWRRQMVRRGGMIEIDGSQIMSKSVFEASGHLAGFADPITRCSKCGATFRADRMIAEECGVEIAEAADPAEFDVAIAENKITCLKCKSPLDAVRRFNMMFQVGIGPDGEAAYLRPETCQSIFVDFPRLFKTMRGKLPLGIAQVGKSFRNEISPRQGLLRLREFYQAEIEVFCNPASLDSILGWEEIADVMITLEIDGTRTETTCAMAVESALVPNRMMAFYFGLLADFYKKTGVDMKKSRFRRLGEKERAFYAESAFDFEIETDIGWLELVACNYRSAHDLKSHAAKSKEKFEVMDGEEKVLPHVFEISMGIDRSLYTMLEFGLHTELLKNDGKESERTLLSLKPYLAPFQVAVLSLIKKDGLREKADQIHIRLRRNFDAFVDHSGAIGRRYRRQDEIGTPYAITVDHQTKEDGTVTLRERDTMDQKRISIDDLETVLSTSTAFP, encoded by the coding sequence ATGAGCTATGATGATGTCCTAAAGTTAGCACTAGAACGTGGTTTTTACTTTCCAAGCTGCGAACCATATGGAGATGCACATGCAGGTTTTTGGGAGTATGGACCAAGTGGTGTCGCATTAAAGAATAAATTTTTGCATCTATGGCGTCGTCAGATGGTACGACGTGGAGGTATGATTGAGATAGACGGTTCACAGATAATGTCAAAATCTGTCTTTGAGGCTTCCGGTCACCTAGCTGGCTTTGCAGATCCAATAACGCGTTGCTCAAAATGTGGTGCAACCTTTCGAGCTGATAGAATGATTGCAGAAGAATGCGGTGTAGAGATTGCCGAAGCTGCAGACCCTGCCGAGTTTGATGTTGCAATTGCAGAGAACAAAATAACGTGTCTAAAATGCAAGAGTCCACTAGATGCTGTACGCAGGTTTAACATGATGTTTCAGGTTGGCATAGGTCCAGATGGCGAGGCAGCATATCTGCGACCTGAGACGTGCCAGTCCATATTTGTCGACTTTCCTCGCCTCTTCAAAACAATGCGTGGTAAACTTCCGCTTGGTATTGCACAGGTAGGCAAGAGCTTTCGTAATGAGATATCCCCAAGGCAAGGTCTTTTGAGACTACGTGAATTTTACCAAGCCGAGATAGAGGTGTTTTGTAATCCTGCATCGCTTGATTCTATTCTAGGATGGGAAGAGATTGCAGATGTAATGATAACGCTAGAGATAGACGGCACTAGAACAGAGACTACGTGTGCGATGGCAGTAGAATCTGCTCTAGTACCAAACAGAATGATGGCTTTTTATTTTGGACTGCTCGCAGATTTTTACAAAAAGACCGGCGTCGATATGAAAAAGTCGAGGTTTCGTAGGCTAGGTGAAAAAGAGAGAGCGTTTTACGCCGAGTCGGCGTTTGATTTTGAGATAGAGACAGACATAGGATGGCTAGAGCTTGTTGCGTGTAATTACAGATCAGCGCATGATCTAAAATCGCATGCAGCAAAGAGCAAAGAAAAATTTGAGGTGATGGATGGTGAAGAAAAAGTACTACCACACGTATTTGAGATATCGATGGGCATAGATAGAAGTCTGTACACTATGCTAGAGTTTGGACTGCATACTGAATTATTAAAGAATGATGGTAAAGAGAGTGAGCGCACACTACTCTCTCTAAAACCATATCTTGCCCCGTTTCAAGTGGCAGTATTGTCTTTGATAAAAAAAGATGGACTACGTGAAAAAGCAGATCAGATACATATTCGGCTACGGCGTAATTTTGATGCGTTTGTAGATCATTCAGGTGCAATAGGTAGGCGTTATCGTAGACAGGATGAGATTGGAACCCCGTATGCGATCACCGTAGATCATCAGACCAAAGAGGATGGTACTGTTACTCTACGGGAACGTGATACGATGGATCAAAAGAGAATAAGTATTGATGATCTAGAGACTGTACTGTCTACATCTACGGCATTCCCCTAG
- a CDS encoding cytochrome c oxidase subunit 2 — protein MVIMASHSNWPEWIYIGVVVALLVWVGAEAWNVERLVEHVPEDVKIIKVTGQQWYWTFEHEDGTEEIGELHVKVGEAYKFEITSTDVIHSFNIHDYVVLLDAVPGRVNTVWFAPTEPGEHDIQCREYCGLIHYNMRGTLYVEPAA, from the coding sequence ATGGTAATAATGGCAAGTCATTCAAACTGGCCAGAATGGATATACATCGGTGTAGTTGTGGCGTTATTGGTTTGGGTAGGTGCTGAGGCTTGGAATGTAGAGAGATTGGTAGAACACGTGCCAGAGGATGTAAAGATCATCAAAGTAACTGGTCAGCAGTGGTACTGGACATTTGAACACGAGGATGGAACAGAGGAGATTGGCGAGCTTCACGTAAAGGTGGGAGAGGCATACAAATTTGAGATCACATCAACTGATGTAATTCATTCATTCAACATACACGATTATGTCGTACTTTTAGATGCTGTTCCAGGACGTGTCAATACCGTATGGTTTGCACCAACTGAACCAGGAGAACATGACATACAGTGTAGAGAATACTGTGGCCTCATACACTATAACATGAGAGGCACACTATACGTGGAGCCTGCAGCATGA
- a CDS encoding histidinol dehydrogenase, with protein MIYLCKTRNDLIKTANATAAEHLQIMMVNPDYVAEKIKTAGLVLGENSPSAASDYLFGTNHILPTNQTSRGRGSLSVLDFVRLATYAKNSLESLHKMLKPIKTLTDAEGLYAHYDAVEARFK; from the coding sequence ATGATATACTTGTGTAAAACTCGCAACGATTTGATCAAAACTGCAAATGCCACAGCTGCCGAACACCTGCAGATAATGATGGTTAATCCAGACTATGTAGCAGAAAAGATAAAGACCGCTGGATTGGTGCTTGGAGAAAACTCGCCGTCTGCTGCAAGCGATTATCTTTTTGGTACCAATCACATACTGCCAACAAACCAAACTAGTAGAGGTCGAGGGTCTCTTTCAGTACTAGACTTTGTAAGATTGGCAACGTATGCAAAAAATTCACTAGAGAGTCTGCATAAAATGCTCAAACCAATAAAGACATTAACTGATGCTGAAGGTCTATATGCTCATTATGATGCAGTAGAGGCTCGATTCAAATGA